One part of the Aestuariirhabdus litorea genome encodes these proteins:
- a CDS encoding SDR family NAD(P)-dependent oxidoreductase yields MSIRFDGRVAIVTGAGNGLGRTHALALAGRGAKVVVNDLGGARDGSGRSSAAAEEVVALIREQGGEAIANGANVASPEEVSAMVAEAMDAWGRVDILVNNAGILRDKSFAKMELEDFRAVMEVHVMGAVHCCKAVWEIMRQQQYGRIVMTSSSSGLYGNFGQANYGAAKMALVGLMNTLHLEGAKYGIHTNTLAPTAATRMTEDIIPDPRVLDLMTPESVTAGLLVLCCEQARSRQILCAGAGGYAQARIYETDGIYLAPEQQTPENVLAGWEELSSSQGQKELLVGGEQTMKFVAKAAAALGISLG; encoded by the coding sequence ATGAGTATTCGATTTGATGGCCGGGTGGCTATTGTAACCGGTGCCGGTAATGGCCTGGGACGTACCCATGCGCTGGCCTTGGCAGGGCGTGGAGCCAAGGTGGTCGTGAACGATTTGGGTGGGGCGCGCGATGGCAGTGGCCGCTCATCGGCGGCCGCCGAAGAGGTGGTGGCACTGATCCGGGAGCAGGGGGGAGAAGCGATCGCCAATGGCGCGAATGTGGCCTCCCCGGAGGAGGTTAGCGCCATGGTAGCCGAGGCGATGGATGCCTGGGGGCGCGTGGATATTCTGGTCAACAATGCCGGTATCCTGCGCGACAAGAGCTTTGCCAAGATGGAGCTGGAGGACTTCAGGGCCGTGATGGAGGTCCATGTGATGGGGGCGGTTCACTGCTGTAAGGCAGTGTGGGAGATTATGCGCCAGCAGCAATATGGCCGGATCGTGATGACCTCCTCCTCCAGTGGACTCTACGGTAACTTTGGCCAGGCGAACTACGGAGCTGCCAAGATGGCTCTGGTCGGTTTGATGAACACCCTGCATCTGGAGGGGGCCAAGTATGGCATTCATACCAATACCCTGGCACCGACGGCCGCCACCCGGATGACCGAGGATATCATCCCTGATCCGCGTGTGCTGGACCTGATGACGCCGGAGTCGGTGACCGCGGGCTTACTGGTGCTCTGTTGCGAGCAGGCGCGCTCCCGTCAAATTCTCTGCGCCGGGGCTGGGGGCTATGCCCAGGCTCGTATCTACGAGACCGACGGAATCTACCTGGCGCCAGAGCAGCAGACACCGGAAAACGTCCTGGCCGGCTGGGAAGAACTCTCCAGCAGCCAGGGTCAGAAGGAGTTGCTGGTCGGGGGAGAGCAGACCATGAAGTTTGTGGCCAAGGCCGCCGCCGCCCTCGGTATCTCCCTGGGCTAG
- a CDS encoding MaoC family dehydratase, translating to MLQQVSAAQLPEYIGKALGSSDWFCIDQARINAFAEATLDHQFIHVDEARAATTPFGSTIAHGFLTLSLIPHLSESVGIVPENLVMGINYGCDKLRFLQPVTVGSEVRLHSRLLEVTEKNPGQFLFKNEITIEIKGQSKPALIAEWLTMMITSNDN from the coding sequence ATGCTACAACAGGTGTCGGCGGCACAGCTGCCAGAATACATTGGAAAGGCGTTGGGAAGCTCCGACTGGTTTTGTATCGACCAGGCCCGAATCAACGCCTTTGCCGAGGCGACCCTGGATCATCAGTTTATCCATGTGGATGAGGCACGGGCGGCGACTACCCCCTTCGGAAGCACCATTGCCCATGGCTTTCTGACCCTCTCGTTGATTCCGCACCTGAGCGAATCGGTGGGGATCGTGCCGGAGAATCTCGTCATGGGGATCAACTATGGTTGTGACAAGCTGCGTTTCCTGCAGCCGGTCACGGTCGGCAGCGAGGTCAGGCTGCACTCCCGCTTGCTGGAGGTAACCGAGAAGAACCCCGGCCAGTTCCTGTTTAAAAACGAGATCACAATCGAGATCAAGGGGCAATCCAAGCCCGCCTTGATCGCCGAGTGGCTCACCATGATGATCACCTCAAACGACAACTAA